TCATATAGAGCAGCACTATGCACTCTGCAGTCTAAACTCCTCCAGTCCTCCGCATCGCGCGGACCGGAGCTTGAGCCACTCTGCAGTGTAACATGGTTGAATCGTTGAACAGAAATTGTACCATATAATTGAATTTGTTCCTAATTAAGAATAGGTAGGCAATAGTATGGTACATTAACCGGAGACTACGCATTTGCATTTTGCAACATATATAATTGATGTCCTCCTCGATCGATCATCATCATCCCGATTAGACTCGGCATTCCTCAAACATTGAATTCCCACAGAAAAACAATGGtgctttgctttctctttccctcgTGAGGAAACAAACACCAGAGGACTACTTTGAAAATTAATAATACAGACATCCTCCGTACACAGAAAGATTACTATTTACTTAGCTTTTCATTATTCTTATTCAATCATGTGACCTTTCTTGTCTGgggtctctttctctctcccatgATATATGCTTTATATATTCCCTCGATCCAACTCGATCTATACCCAGATCAGATCAGAGAGATCGAGCAAGCCTGGTTTAATCAATTCGGACCAAATAAATTAGAAGGGTGACTGCATGCATGTGACTAATTAATCTTACGATTCATTCACAGCGTTAAAATGTTTGGTATATCTAATTGTCACATCCATAGTTCGTGCTCTTAATCATTGATGAGATTATTCTGGACAGAAAATATTATTCAAATATAAGCCATTGAACCAGACCTCGGTTAGTCTATTTTAGCAGCCAACTCAGCAGGAAAATCAATCCTATAATTAAAGGTGCCAAACACCTTTTTCAAGATCCATCCCATAATATTAACAAAACGGAAAATCGTTGTCGTCAAAAAGCTTGATCAAATCTGAGCTATCGGCCGCCGGCCACTCCAACCTGTCCTGCACTGAATATAAATACCTGGCTACCTTTGATTCATTCATCGACACTGAAAGAAAAAAGTGAACTCATCTCCAATCAAATGCTTTGCTTCTCGAGGCTTTGATTATCATAaaatccacacacacacacttataattatatatatcaaaACCCTTTTGGCTTTGGATTACCTAGTCATGTATGAACTCAATTGATTGGTGTCCCAAATGAACCTCTCAACCTTAAAAAAGTAAGTAAACTAAGAATTCGATCataatgtttattttatttttaattttttaattttttgcaaAAAAAGAATTGATAACCTTAAAGAGGCTGCTTCATCATCATAAATTTTTCAACCCTCTAGCAATGTTTACTATTATACATCCATGTTTTGCATAACCTTTACTCTTTCTCCTTTTCAATTATAGTCGATAAAGACTAATCTTTCTATGACATTATTGTTTGGATAAACATTTTGTCATTTTACATTATTTAATGATGTATGAGAAAATGTGAGTTTCTTCATTGATTACAAAAATCAAACTGAGTAGCCTGCATGCATTGCATACAGTAACTTAGCAACATGCTTGTGCATATACAAAATAAAGTATTTATCTATATATAAGAGAAAACATATGCACATATAGTGTATGTTAATTTGGGTTGTTATAGTCTTATAGAATGCTGCCCGTGTAACTTTTATCCGATTAACGTTTACTTACTATGTTTGAGAGGacataaagagagagaaatatttGTCTTTGAGTATTTGGAAGAGCACCTTGCATCTGCAGGGACAATTTTATCCGTACACGTCGCAGCAGATGATGAAACCTTTAACACCATTCTACAGTTCTTCAGAGGCAGCCACTCGAGAAACAGCGGGCTGCAACAAAAACCACTCTCTGTAGAATAAGTGGTTTCTTCAACAGAAATTCCCGAAGAATTATTTGGCTACCCACGacataaagaaataaaattaaaaatgtcTCAAATACAAGCTTAAAATGGTAAGTTAATGGCCATTATTCTGTCAAAAAATATGACAATTTTGGCCgtgtgtgaatatatatatatatatatatatatatatatatatttatattaaccTGCACTTGTCCGTTTGTacacttattgaattgtcagtcTAATTTCTTTAGGAAAATTAACTAATACCCGAACGATTACGTCTGGTCTGTTTTTTGAGAGGTGAtggatgttgacataaaaatcATTAGATGACATATGAGGCAATCTAAGGAATTTATAGAAAGGATAGAGGTGTTGGATTTAGTTTCATCGATCACCTTTTCATTTTTAGAACCCTAGCTTGCTTTTGGGATCGAATCAGAAACTAATCCACTTTCTTACCCAAAATATAATTCGAGAGACGAGAGttacatttttttaattattcatttgTTTACCCATATTCCATTAAGTTATAGACAAGTTGAAGCTGAAGCATGTGTAATATGGATTATGGAATAACAAATCGAATTGAACGTACTTGACTAATTACTCTCTCCAGGAGAACAAAGAAACTTATGCATGCCGAAAAAGTTATTTTAAAGTTTCACTAATTACACATGCATCCTTCATCATAATTAAAATACTTGTAATTATGGTCGCTTTGAACCTAAACAAAAGTCCAAAGAACATAGGCCTACCCAGAAAGAACCCTAGAGATAGCATTTTGTGACATCCATGCATGCCAATTATTCCTCGATCGATCATCATGTTAATTTTTGGGGACCCAATatgataaaattgacatttcaGTGCATGGGTCTTGAATTCTTTCACAGTTTTTTCCTATATACCAGTCATAATTCTGTCCGGAAAGTAAAAGGCACATTTGATTATGAACTATGAAGGGACAGGGAACTGTTTACTGTGGTTTCTTATGCAGATACATATCTCTGTGTTCTGCATAATTATAAGCCTTTTTGACTatgctttttcattttataaggAAGCATCAACCTTTTAAGCCCCGGTTACATGATCCCTGTCTCAGCAATAAGCGTATACAATTTCCTATTCTAAGGCCTATACTACTAGAAAAAGCATCTGCTTGTTTATAATTGGAGGACTTTACCACCTTAAATTAGAGCTTTGATGTTCGACAAGCACCCAAGAAGATCACAAGAAGATCGAGAAAATAGACAGAGTTGGGCCTCTTATTGTTTGAGCTGTGCTGACCCATATGTTGGTCGATCTCCAGTCCTGAAGCCTGAAAGACTTATGAGGGCAAATATGAAAAAGCCCATAAATCTGAGTTCAACCCATTAGCATGAAAATGCTACATGCGAATTATAATGTTTGAGAATTCAAACATTAGAACTTGACCATGTACAGCGAAATATCGCTATTCAACTATAAGAAaacaaaagtgaaaataaaagttaGTTAACCTAGCTTTGATATGAACTCGCAAGATGAAGTTTGACCATCTATATTGAAATCGACTCTGATCCCTTGATCTACATAGGTTCATATTATTCCGATGACAATTTCTTCGTTTCTTCATCATTTTTAGAAACCGTCCATTTTTGTGACAAATATTTTTGTAACTATGCCAGGTGATGGTTCACGATGAAAATATTTGTACTTCAGCCATACGATCTCTGTTCAAGATGATAAAATGCAAGATCGTCTAAATCCCTAGCTTGCTTGTTTTCCCGACCAATATCATCATACTAACTACAAGTATCCGCTTGTGAGCTGGACTTATAATTTCGTTGGTTAGTGAATGGTATtaatttcaaatttgaataacTAATCAGTTATGTTGCCTTTGGGGATTTATTATTCGATCAAAAGTCAACTATATCATATAGTTCAAATATATTATGTAGTTCGGGGGGAAAAAATTGAAGTCAACTACTTCTAGATAACGTGACTAATCCCAAATCTGAAAGCTAGCTTGACTAACAAAAATCGAAGGACAACCGATTTTGCACTGATTAAAAGTAAGAACTGAGGTTTGATTAACTTAAGTCCAACCACAAACtccacaaagaaaaaagaataatggTATAGTGTAgaggtttcttcttctttttttggtcgaaattatttatttcattCCATTACTAGATGGTTGGTATTGCATTGCAGCTTCGTACGTGGGTTATATGCAGCCACAAATACGCTCATGCTCCGTGCTATTAATTCTATGTAAAATAGTTAGCCGCCATATTTCTTTCACAGCGAGTGTAATTGATAAGAATTGTACGTGATCAAGAAGAGGTACCtagctcttcttcttttttccagcTAAAAGTCGTATTATTACTGAACCAAACTAAGAAAGGCCACGATCAAAACCCTAAGCATTAATGTGACACATAATTAATGCTTCTAAAGTCAAATCGGCGGGAGCCCACACCAGACTTCCCCTCCGAGCACGTAACTAATCTGCGCGTCACTTCCATTTGACTATCATAACTCGAAACCCAATCAACTAAAGAACCAGATTCTTCCAGAAGCTAATCTGCTACTCTCCCACATTCCAGCTGCTCTCTCAGCACTTGCTGACAGCCGTATGATTCGTTTCCCACATTCCGGTTTCGGCCGCTAATCATAGAGTTACGTACTTCAGCTTCCTGTGAAATTGTTGACCTCGTCCTTCAGATCATTTACCTTATTAGTATTTATTTGCTACActataaaacaaatatataaaaCATTACACTTCGCCCTTTCCATTTTATATTGAAAGTCCTCCTCAATGCTTTGTAATTCTTTTAGGGCTGAATAAATTAAGCAGACTTGAAAGTCCCGGTCAATAAAGGCGTAGAATTCAGAACAATGTTGTAGGTGCAAGTTCCTGCCATTTGTGAAGGGGATGCCAGTCATGCCACCCAATACATTTTTGGATCTCCTGATCTTGGAGAAATAATATTAGAACCTAGCTAGTATGATGACAATATCTATATGCATTGCactaagaatatatatatatataaaataattccaaaaaaaggaaaaatggaaatttgatttggttaatttatttttgtcattttaattaCAACATGGGTACAagttttaatttataatttatagtCTTGGACCTTTGGCACTATGTTTGGGGTCGTATTATTCTTTACTCATTAATATCATAAGCATAGTCTTCCAACTCAAATTGAGTTCTAAAtcttattcaaaaaagaaaataatcttGACGGCCTTAGAAATCATCAATTTCAAGAGGGTATCTATAAGTATAATTGGAAAAAAACCCAACACACTGAAACGCTGaattaatcatgcaattagTAAGTTTTGTAACAAAACTCTGCTTAATCATAGAAGCTTTACCTAAGAAATCACGACTCACCTGGAAAGGCAGCGCGTGATCCGACGTCCCCCCTCTCCCGGGCCGCCATCCATGACCGGAAGCTGTCGTCAGCCCTGACCCATTCACCCTAAAGTGCCCAGATCGAGGAAACTTCCACCGATGGTGGACCCCACTTTTCCATCATAGTCTTTGTCTTTCAGCTCTTGATCCTCACGACACCTTCTCGGATAGAGCCgatctccctttctctctcattTATAAACTCTCTGAGCTCcgaactctccctctctctctctctctctctctctctttcttcaccgATATCCCACCTCAGGTTAAGCCTCCCCCACTATGAATCACTCCCCTCGGTTTTTATCCCACGCCGTCAAACATGTTGCCGCTACTCTCTTCTTGATCCTACTCCTCTCACCGGAAACTCTAGCTCAGCCTACTCCCGACCAGCAGCGAGATGACCCCTTTCGCTACCAGAAGTTCAGCCCCTCGATGGCGGTCATCATCGTGGTCCTCGTCGCCGCCCTCTTCCTCATGGGATTCTTCTCCATCTACATCCGCCACTGCTCCGAACCCCAGTCCGGCAGCGTCCACGCCGGCGGGGCCATCACTGGCCGCTCCAGACGAGGCGCTGCGCGTGGACTCGACTCCAGCGTCATCGACACGTTCCCGACCTTGGAGTACAAAGTCGTCAAGGGTTTGAAAATAGGTAAGGGAGCGTTGGAGTGCGCCGTGTGCTTGAACGAGTTTGAGGACGATGAGACGCTGCGTTTGATTCCCAAGTGCGATCATGTGTTTCATCCCGAGTGTATTGACGAGTGGTTGGCTTCTCATACTACGTGTCCGGTTTGCCGGGCCAATCTAGAGCCTCAGGCCGGTGACCCGGTCGTCGAACTCGGTGAGTTGAACGCCCATGACGACGtcgaagcccaacacgaggtcgACTGTGACTCGGCACCGGACCACCACAACAGTGACGGACAGCAGGAAGAA
Above is a genomic segment from Rosa chinensis cultivar Old Blush chromosome 3, RchiOBHm-V2, whole genome shotgun sequence containing:
- the LOC112193632 gene encoding E3 ubiquitin-protein ligase ATL31, with amino-acid sequence MNHSPRFLSHAVKHVAATLFLILLLSPETLAQPTPDQQRDDPFRYQKFSPSMAVIIVVLVAALFLMGFFSIYIRHCSEPQSGSVHAGGAITGRSRRGAARGLDSSVIDTFPTLEYKVVKGLKIGKGALECAVCLNEFEDDETLRLIPKCDHVFHPECIDEWLASHTTCPVCRANLEPQAGDPVVELGELNAHDDVEAQHEVDCDSAPDHHNSDGQQEEVEPAVVNVNQTLNRNRTRGRSNRFRRLFPRSHSTGHSLIQPGEDTERFTLRLPVEVRKQIINRKLHRSTSVLVLPREGSSRRGPRMGDSGSNNRVRNYKRLEPLDRTFKSERWVFSRAPSFLTRMLSIKSPKVTANVGEGPSAQPTEPVFTRSSSVRPAI